Proteins co-encoded in one Saprospira grandis genomic window:
- a CDS encoding lysophospholipid acyltransferase family protein, translated as MLRLLRNIFCFWLLLMFLFTGALVFPFFWLSFKLLKGEREAWTTLYITKFWGFLLGILSGHWIRIRGKEKIDPKERYVMVSNHLSMMDIPVCAAAAPMPFSYLAKWGVRKIPVVGFVSHYRDVFVDRRSPESRKASMLKLQKYLEEQRSIHLFIEGTRNVSDEPLQAFHNGAFNLAVDSQQPIAVLTIINTDKILSSKKKFQAGPGLCWGVWSDPIPTQGKSRADIPALKEEVRQKMLATLKEFGRA; from the coding sequence ATGCTTCGCCTCCTCCGCAATATCTTTTGTTTTTGGCTGCTGCTGATGTTTTTATTCACTGGCGCTTTGGTCTTTCCTTTCTTTTGGCTCAGTTTCAAGTTGCTCAAAGGAGAGCGAGAAGCCTGGACCACCCTCTATATTACCAAGTTTTGGGGCTTTTTGTTGGGGATTTTGTCTGGGCATTGGATTCGGATTCGGGGCAAGGAAAAAATTGACCCCAAGGAACGCTATGTGATGGTGAGCAATCACTTATCTATGATGGATATTCCCGTTTGTGCGGCTGCCGCCCCCATGCCTTTTTCTTATTTGGCCAAATGGGGCGTCCGAAAAATTCCCGTGGTGGGTTTTGTCTCCCACTACCGAGACGTTTTTGTCGATCGCCGTAGCCCAGAAAGCCGCAAAGCGAGTATGCTCAAATTGCAAAAGTATTTGGAGGAGCAGCGCTCCATCCACTTATTTATTGAAGGTACCCGAAATGTCTCCGATGAACCCCTGCAGGCCTTCCATAATGGGGCTTTCAACTTGGCGGTAGACAGCCAGCAGCCCATAGCGGTACTAACCATCATCAATACCGATAAGATTCTGAGCTCCAAAAAGAAGTTTCAGGCAGGGCCTGGCCTTTGCTGGGGCGTTTGGTCCGACCCCATTCCCACTCAAGGAAAAAGCCGAGCCGATATCCCCGCCCTAAAAGAAGAGGTGCGCCAAAAAATGCTAGCGACCCTAAAAGAATTTGGCCGCGCCTAA
- a CDS encoding GbsR/MarR family transcriptional regulator, translating to MQLQEAKEKFIEAWGGFGSNWGINRSMAQVHALLLVSEAPLSADDVMAELQISRGSSNMNLRALIDWGLVYKRLKAGERREYFVAEKDMWKVVRQIIIHRKKKELEPALQVLEDVQDIEGESKEKEEFVAMIQSIELFSKKADGLLERLVDADSEWLMSVLLKML from the coding sequence ATGCAACTGCAAGAAGCAAAAGAAAAATTTATTGAAGCCTGGGGCGGATTTGGCTCCAATTGGGGAATCAACAGAAGTATGGCCCAGGTACATGCCCTGCTGCTGGTCTCCGAAGCGCCCCTTTCTGCCGATGATGTGATGGCCGAGCTCCAAATTTCTAGAGGTAGCTCAAACATGAATCTCCGCGCCCTAATTGACTGGGGCTTAGTCTATAAACGCCTAAAAGCGGGAGAACGAAGAGAGTATTTTGTGGCCGAAAAAGACATGTGGAAGGTCGTGCGGCAAATTATTATTCACCGCAAGAAAAAAGAGCTGGAGCCCGCCCTTCAGGTGCTAGAAGATGTGCAAGATATTGAGGGAGAAAGCAAGGAAAAGGAGGAATTTGTCGCCATGATTCAATCTATTGAGCTCTTTTCTAAAAAAGCCGATGGTTTGCTCGAAAGATTGGTGGATGCCGATAGCGAATGGCTGATGAGCGTTTTGCTCAAGATGCTTTAG
- a CDS encoding NAD-dependent epimerase/dehydratase family protein, with the protein MDNQKLLFITGATGFLGAYLVREALKAGYRIRASKRPDSPMDLLGEMAQQINWREGDLLDLSFVESCLEGVDSLIHAAALVSFQPKEAEKMIRFNADSTAYLVNAALNANISESLFVSSIAALGRDEKKLRIDEQSQWENSKYNSNYAISKFKAECEVWRGIQEGLPACIVNPSVIMGAGYWAKGTAQMFQQVAKGLSFYPAGATGFVDVRDVAEFSLALLQNPQAQGQRFILNGINCSYQTLFSEMANALGKKPPKRKLPSWGVELLWRLEKLRSWIRGLPPVITEEIARNLNSKYEYDNQKVIDFLGKDFRPLSVCMQDSAKLYKLAESGEQPFGLLAP; encoded by the coding sequence ATGGATAATCAAAAACTACTTTTTATTACTGGGGCCACCGGCTTTTTAGGCGCTTATTTGGTCCGAGAGGCCCTAAAAGCAGGCTATCGGATTCGGGCCAGCAAACGGCCCGATAGCCCTATGGACCTACTGGGCGAAATGGCCCAACAAATTAATTGGAGAGAAGGCGATTTACTGGACCTCTCTTTTGTAGAAAGTTGCCTAGAAGGAGTAGATAGCCTAATTCATGCAGCAGCCTTGGTCTCTTTTCAGCCCAAAGAGGCCGAAAAAATGATCCGCTTCAATGCCGATAGCACGGCTTATTTGGTCAATGCGGCCCTAAATGCCAACATTTCTGAATCGCTTTTTGTGAGTAGCATTGCCGCTTTGGGCCGAGACGAAAAAAAGTTGCGCATTGATGAACAATCCCAATGGGAAAACAGTAAATATAATTCTAATTACGCCATTAGTAAATTTAAGGCAGAATGCGAGGTTTGGCGGGGAATTCAGGAGGGTTTGCCCGCCTGCATTGTCAATCCCTCGGTGATTATGGGGGCAGGCTATTGGGCCAAGGGCACCGCCCAAATGTTTCAGCAAGTGGCCAAGGGACTTTCCTTTTATCCTGCTGGGGCCACCGGCTTTGTGGATGTGCGAGATGTAGCCGAGTTTTCCTTGGCCCTTTTGCAAAATCCTCAGGCGCAGGGACAACGCTTTATCTTAAATGGTATAAATTGTAGCTACCAAACCCTATTTAGCGAGATGGCCAATGCCTTGGGCAAAAAGCCCCCCAAAAGAAAATTGCCCAGTTGGGGCGTTGAACTCCTTTGGCGACTGGAAAAGCTCCGTAGTTGGATTAGAGGCTTGCCCCCAGTAATTACCGAAGAAATTGCCCGCAATTTGAATAGCAAATACGAATATGACAACCAAAAAGTGATTGATTTTTTAGGCAAAGATTTTCGTCCCTTGTCTGTTTGTATGCAAGATAGCGCCAAATTGTATAAATTAGCCGAGAGCGGAGAACAGCCCTTTGGCCTACTGGCCCCCTAA
- a CDS encoding YicC/YloC family endoribonuclease produces MLYSMTGYGRGQKEGNKGHYLVEIRAVNSKGCDLRLRLPLQFQAKEMELRRLLQQRLGRGKIDFSLQLSHAEKSDYRIDEGAFMAYAEQLKSLGAELEVPPGDLLYTVSRLPAVVVPNEDSLSEESWAELLAAVELAIAQFNSFRAEEGLAMQKDLLGRLEEIEALLQELPKHEEERLQNVRERLHNNLDSISLKKELDENRFEQELLYYLDKLDISEEKVRLAQHCQYFKEVLLAEKPAQKGKKLNFINQEMGREINTLGSKANHAPIQRLVIQMKEEADKIKEQLANVL; encoded by the coding sequence ATGCTATACTCAATGACGGGCTACGGACGTGGCCAAAAAGAAGGCAACAAAGGCCATTATTTAGTAGAAATTCGGGCCGTAAACAGCAAAGGCTGTGATTTGCGTCTGCGTTTGCCCTTGCAGTTTCAGGCCAAAGAAATGGAGCTGCGCCGCCTATTGCAACAGCGATTGGGCCGAGGAAAAATTGATTTTAGCCTACAATTAAGCCATGCCGAAAAAAGCGATTACCGCATTGATGAGGGCGCTTTTATGGCTTATGCCGAGCAACTCAAAAGTTTGGGGGCCGAGCTAGAAGTGCCGCCCGGTGATTTGTTGTATACCGTAAGCCGCCTGCCTGCGGTGGTCGTGCCCAATGAGGATAGTTTGTCGGAAGAAAGTTGGGCCGAGCTTTTGGCGGCGGTAGAGTTGGCCATTGCGCAATTTAATAGTTTTCGGGCCGAGGAAGGCTTGGCCATGCAAAAAGATTTGTTGGGCCGACTAGAAGAAATTGAGGCGCTTTTGCAAGAGCTGCCCAAACATGAAGAAGAGCGGCTGCAAAATGTGCGAGAGCGCTTGCACAATAATTTAGATAGCATTTCTTTGAAAAAAGAGCTAGATGAAAACCGCTTTGAGCAAGAGTTGTTATATTATTTAGATAAGCTCGACATCTCGGAAGAAAAAGTGCGTTTGGCCCAACATTGCCAGTACTTTAAGGAGGTACTTTTGGCTGAAAAGCCCGCCCAAAAAGGGAAAAAACTCAACTTTATCAACCAAGAGATGGGCCGAGAAATCAATACCCTAGGCTCTAAGGCCAATCATGCGCCCATTCAGCGCCTAGTCATTCAAATGAAAGAGGAAGCCGATAAAATCAAGGAGCAACTGGCTAATGTGCTCTAA
- the gmk gene encoding guanylate kinase: protein MQQEAKLIIFTAPSGAGKTTIVKHLLKTRKDLAFSISACTRSQRYGEVNGMDYYFLSLQDFKRRIEADEFVEWEEVYDNQFYGTLKEEVERLLALGKSVLFDIDVKGAVNIQKHYPERSLSIFVKPPSADTLFARLRGRKTEDEESLRKRIARASDELTYECKFDYTLVNDNLEVALAEAEKVVEAFISEGNSGLEKLKHGNGHHA, encoded by the coding sequence ATGCAGCAAGAAGCCAAACTGATCATCTTTACCGCCCCCTCTGGAGCGGGGAAAACCACTATCGTCAAACATTTGCTCAAAACCCGCAAAGATTTGGCCTTCTCTATTTCGGCCTGTACCCGTAGCCAGCGCTATGGCGAGGTGAACGGAATGGATTATTACTTTTTGTCTTTACAAGACTTTAAGCGCCGGATCGAGGCCGATGAATTTGTGGAATGGGAGGAAGTCTATGACAATCAGTTTTATGGCACCTTAAAAGAAGAGGTGGAGCGTTTGTTGGCCTTGGGCAAAAGTGTTCTTTTTGACATTGATGTCAAAGGAGCCGTAAATATCCAGAAGCATTATCCAGAGCGCTCGCTCTCGATTTTTGTCAAGCCGCCTTCTGCCGATACGCTTTTTGCGCGTTTGCGGGGCCGCAAAACGGAAGATGAAGAAAGTCTGCGCAAGCGGATTGCTCGGGCTAGCGATGAGCTGACCTATGAATGTAAATTTGACTACACTTTGGTCAATGACAATTTGGAGGTCGCCTTAGCGGAAGCCGAAAAAGTAGTAGAAGCCTTTATTTCGGAAGGTAATTCGGGTTTAGAAAAACTAAAGCATGGAAACGGCCATCACGCATAA
- the apaG gene encoding Co2+/Mg2+ efflux protein ApaG — protein METAITHNIKVTVSAVYQPDYSRPLRSDFVFAYQIRIDNLGKRPLQLLSRYWLIWDSNGSQREVEGEGVVGQQPVLYAGDFHEYVSACPLQSDIGYMQGYYIMRYLDGEEEEVKVIVPRFRLQTPFKNN, from the coding sequence ATGGAAACGGCCATCACGCATAATATTAAGGTTACGGTAAGCGCTGTTTATCAGCCAGATTACTCTCGGCCCTTGCGCTCGGACTTTGTCTTTGCCTATCAAATTCGCATTGACAATTTGGGCAAGCGTCCTTTGCAGCTACTCAGCCGATATTGGTTGATTTGGGATTCTAATGGCAGCCAAAGAGAGGTAGAAGGCGAGGGCGTAGTGGGCCAGCAGCCGGTATTATATGCTGGCGATTTTCATGAATACGTTTCGGCCTGTCCTTTACAGAGCGATATTGGCTATATGCAGGGCTATTATATCATGCGTTATTTGGATGGCGAAGAGGAGGAGGTCAAGGTGATTGTTCCTCGTTTCCGTTTGCAAACGCCTTTTAAGAATAATTAG
- a CDS encoding N-6 DNA methylase: MQNFQEISSFIWGVCDDVLRGLFKQHEYGDVILPFLVLRRLDCVLEPHKDAVHQLYEELTAKEVEPSPIIRKKTGLKFFNHSKFDLQRLKADSKGLKLNFATYLSSFSQNVRVILDNFQLDKPVAKLQKNNKLFLLISKFTEVDLHPDKVDNRMMGKIYEELLRKFSEMSNETSGDHYTPRDCVKLVVALLFAENTESLKGEGIIRSIFDPCCGTGGMLTMAKEWIKENINEEVRLNLFGQEMQPQTYAICQSDMLISGEDPNNIKLGSSLSEDQFGLKQFDYMLSNPPYGVSWKAEKEAVLEEAKDPLGRFTAGTPRTSDGALLFVLHMLAKMRDKGSRIGVVLNGSPLFTGDAGSGESNIRKYIIEQDYLECIVALPDQMFFNTGISTYIWILNNNKSEKRKGKVQLIDATSFYSPMKKSLGQKRKAVSDQQREEILRYYREMVENEQSKIYDNEFFGYTKVTIERPVVENGQAVRKRDGSLKADSKLRDYERIPLSQDIEAYFEAEVAPHLSDAWMDRSKDKLGYEINFSKYFYQYTPLRSLAEITQELWALEQESEGLFKAIMDETV, translated from the coding sequence ATGCAAAATTTTCAGGAGATATCATCTTTTATTTGGGGGGTCTGTGATGACGTGCTAAGAGGGTTGTTTAAGCAGCATGAGTATGGGGATGTGATTTTGCCCTTTTTGGTGCTTAGACGATTGGATTGTGTGCTGGAGCCGCATAAGGATGCTGTGCATCAATTGTATGAGGAGCTGACGGCCAAAGAGGTGGAGCCTAGCCCTATTATTAGAAAGAAGACGGGCCTGAAGTTCTTTAATCACTCTAAATTTGATTTGCAGCGATTGAAGGCAGATTCTAAGGGCCTGAAACTTAATTTTGCTACTTATCTCAGTAGTTTCTCTCAGAATGTGCGTGTTATTCTCGATAACTTTCAGTTGGATAAGCCTGTGGCTAAGCTGCAAAAAAACAATAAGCTTTTTCTGCTGATTAGTAAATTTACGGAGGTGGATTTGCATCCCGATAAGGTGGATAACCGCATGATGGGGAAGATTTATGAGGAGTTGCTCCGCAAGTTTTCGGAGATGTCTAATGAGACGAGCGGTGACCACTATACGCCTAGAGATTGTGTGAAATTGGTGGTGGCGCTGCTTTTTGCTGAGAATACAGAGAGCTTGAAGGGGGAGGGGATTATCCGTTCTATTTTTGACCCCTGTTGTGGTACGGGGGGAATGCTGACGATGGCGAAGGAGTGGATTAAGGAGAACATCAATGAAGAGGTCCGACTTAATTTGTTTGGCCAAGAGATGCAGCCCCAAACCTATGCGATTTGCCAGTCCGATATGTTGATTTCGGGAGAAGACCCCAATAACATTAAGCTGGGTAGTTCTTTATCAGAGGATCAGTTTGGGCTCAAGCAGTTTGATTATATGCTCTCTAATCCGCCTTATGGGGTGTCTTGGAAGGCCGAAAAAGAGGCCGTTTTGGAAGAGGCCAAGGACCCCTTGGGCCGTTTTACGGCAGGTACGCCCAGAACCTCTGATGGGGCCTTGCTTTTTGTGCTGCATATGTTGGCCAAGATGAGAGATAAGGGCTCGCGGATTGGGGTGGTGCTGAATGGCTCGCCCTTGTTTACGGGAGATGCGGGCAGCGGAGAAAGCAATATCCGCAAGTACATTATTGAGCAGGATTATTTGGAGTGTATTGTTGCTTTACCCGATCAGATGTTCTTTAATACGGGAATTTCTACCTACATCTGGATTTTGAATAACAATAAGTCCGAAAAGCGCAAGGGCAAGGTCCAGCTCATTGATGCGACTAGTTTTTATAGCCCAATGAAGAAATCATTGGGACAAAAGCGCAAGGCGGTTAGCGATCAGCAGCGAGAAGAGATTTTGCGCTATTATCGGGAGATGGTCGAGAATGAACAATCTAAAATCTATGATAATGAGTTCTTTGGCTATACTAAGGTCACGATTGAGCGGCCAGTAGTAGAAAACGGCCAGGCTGTTCGCAAAAGAGATGGCAGCCTAAAAGCCGATAGCAAGCTTAGAGATTATGAGCGGATTCCGCTCAGTCAGGATATTGAGGCCTATTTTGAAGCCGAGGTGGCCCCACATCTTAGCGATGCTTGGATGGATAGAAGTAAGGATAAGCTGGGCTATGAAATTAACTTTAGTAAGTATTTCTATCAATATACCCCCCTGCGTAGCCTGGCCGAAATAACCCAAGAACTATGGGCCCTAGAACAAGAATCTGAAGGACTTTTTAAAGCAATTATGGATGAAACGGTATAG
- a CDS encoding restriction endonuclease subunit S — translation MKRYSAYKETAVEWIGEIPEHWEVTKMKYTNKIIMGQSPSSDDYIFEPIAQPFLQGNAEFGSKYPSPKVWCDNVNKSAEKGDILISVRAPVGALNIANQKYGIGRGLAAIRADMHHSQYLYYYLYSLNDYLNSLGTGSTFKAISTTDVGNIVIPIIPEMEQQQIVAYLDKKTAQLDRLLGLKEEKIKLLQEKRTALINQVVTKGLDRTVTMKDSGVEWIGEIPEGWEKVRMKFLCDITTGAKDTKDREDDGLYPFFVRSQTIEKINTFSFDGEGILTAGDGVGVGKVFHHYIGKFDFHQRVYLLYNFKRIIGRYLYLYMKNNFLKTVENQNAKSTVDSLRMNMLQDFTVVLPPKFEQQQIITYLDQETAKIDHLIRTEAKKIALLKAYRQSLISEVVTGKKRVADCCLELEKN, via the coding sequence ATGAAACGGTATAGTGCGTATAAGGAAACAGCAGTGGAATGGATCGGGGAGATTCCTGAGCATTGGGAGGTTACAAAGATGAAATATACCAACAAAATTATCATGGGGCAATCGCCTAGCTCTGATGATTATATTTTTGAACCAATAGCACAACCTTTTTTACAAGGAAATGCTGAGTTTGGATCAAAATATCCATCCCCTAAGGTATGGTGTGATAATGTTAATAAAAGTGCAGAAAAAGGTGATATTCTTATTTCTGTGAGGGCCCCAGTTGGAGCTTTAAACATTGCCAATCAAAAGTATGGAATAGGTAGAGGCTTAGCAGCGATAAGAGCTGATATGCATCATTCTCAATACTTATACTACTATTTGTATTCACTTAACGATTATCTAAATAGTTTAGGAACAGGCTCTACTTTTAAAGCTATTTCTACTACGGATGTTGGAAATATAGTTATACCCATCATCCCTGAGATGGAGCAGCAACAAATCGTTGCCTATCTCGATAAAAAAACGGCCCAATTAGATCGTTTGCTTGGGTTGAAGGAAGAGAAAATCAAGCTCCTCCAAGAGAAGCGGACCGCTTTAATCAATCAGGTGGTGACAAAAGGGCTAGATAGGACGGTAACGATGAAGGACTCGGGAGTGGAATGGATTGGGGAGATTCCTGAGGGCTGGGAGAAGGTTCGAATGAAATTTTTGTGTGATATAACAACTGGTGCGAAAGATACTAAGGACCGAGAAGATGATGGATTGTATCCATTTTTTGTACGTTCTCAAACTATAGAAAAAATCAATACATTTAGTTTTGATGGAGAAGGTATTCTTACTGCTGGAGATGGTGTTGGCGTAGGTAAAGTATTTCATCATTACATTGGTAAGTTTGATTTTCATCAGCGTGTATATTTACTGTATAATTTTAAGAGGATTATTGGCAGGTATTTATATTTATATATGAAGAATAACTTTTTAAAGACAGTAGAAAATCAAAACGCAAAATCGACTGTCGATTCATTGAGAATGAATATGCTGCAAGATTTTACTGTTGTGCTTCCACCAAAATTTGAGCAGCAACAAATCATTACCTACTTAGACCAAGAGACGGCTAAGATAGATCATCTCATCCGTACGGAGGCTAAAAAAATAGCCTTGCTCAAGGCTTATCGGCAGTCTTTGATATCGGAAGTAGTAACAGGCAAAAAGAGGGTAGCGGACTGCTGCCTAGAACTAGAGAAGAATTAA
- a CDS encoding type I restriction endonuclease subunit R: MRKPTEYRFEEKIELALKAQGYQAKMYSEYDREHCQLRADLLGFIRDTQLEAYERLEKLLGDKTEAHLSKLVHGQILKRGLINVLRSGVQTRGESFALLYFQPKSGLNPLHQALYEQNRFTVVRQLHYSSRNNNSIDMVLFLNGLPIVTMELKNQFTGQSIVDSEAQYKRDRKPKGEPLLQFKRCLVHFCVDNDRVSMTTRLAGEDSRFFPYNKGIENPQPYNDYKTAYLWEEVLSPDSLLDILENFVLLAVDKKVEWSDELQKVVEKKEEALIFPRYHQWELIRQLKQSITTEGLGQNYLIQHTTGAGKSFSIGWLAHALTSLYRSKEDTRRMFDTVLVVTDRRVLDNQLQQTLKQLEQTEGVVHPVDLNAKQLKDYLEKGKDIIVTTVQKFPVISSSIKALSGRNFAVIIDEVHSSQTGETAKHLKKSLNADLIVDEEGYLDYEELINREITARGRQPNVSFFGFTGTPKNKTLELFGRKNAAGEFEPFHSYSMKQSIYEGFTLDVLEHYTSYKRYFKVVQTAAVDEELPEAKAMKQLFDYVDSHDEVIRQKVKIILHHFVNRTAKKIGQKARGMLVLRSRKHCVLFFLEMKRQMKAMGLPYSCLVAFSGTVHFAEADYTEKQLNRENGMEGSSIPAALKNPKFRILIVASKFQTGFDEPLMHSMYVDKKLSSVQAVQTLSRLNRTKKGKTDTFVLDFINDPEDIVHAFQPYYKQTKLVGATDPDKLYDIQYDISTYDVFTTEEVEAFCKELLREKATDERLQPIINRGLARWKALEGEVPQQEFKSKIQSFIRLYAYISQIIDFSEPEWEKLYLYLSYLNKKLPKRAKERINITEAIDLSSLRIKMMGESKLVLEDQLGELSPIYGGAEGPVQEEPMSLLSHIIKRINEVYGIELSKEDELDLRNVSDRLFSNEELLSVMNGNNSEDDKKTFFDNLLRDEVTEYYGDRLDFYKKVMNKKIFPMILDGLYRDYLKHLKD, translated from the coding sequence ATGCGAAAACCCACAGAATATAGATTTGAAGAGAAAATAGAATTGGCATTGAAGGCGCAGGGCTATCAGGCGAAAATGTATAGTGAATATGATCGGGAGCATTGTCAGCTTCGGGCGGATTTGCTTGGATTTATTCGGGACACGCAGCTGGAGGCCTATGAGCGTTTGGAGAAGCTATTGGGCGATAAGACCGAGGCGCATTTGAGCAAGTTGGTCCATGGACAGATTTTGAAGAGGGGATTGATAAATGTATTGCGCAGTGGGGTACAGACGAGAGGGGAAAGCTTTGCATTATTATATTTTCAGCCCAAGAGTGGGTTGAATCCGCTGCATCAGGCCTTATATGAGCAGAATCGTTTTACGGTAGTTCGGCAGTTGCATTATTCGAGTCGGAACAACAACTCCATAGACATGGTCTTGTTTCTGAATGGTTTGCCGATTGTGACGATGGAATTAAAAAACCAGTTTACGGGGCAGAGCATTGTTGATTCGGAGGCACAGTACAAGCGAGATCGGAAGCCCAAGGGGGAGCCCTTATTGCAGTTCAAGCGTTGTTTAGTTCATTTTTGTGTAGACAATGATCGGGTCTCCATGACGACTCGTTTGGCTGGGGAGGACAGTCGGTTTTTCCCCTATAACAAGGGGATAGAAAACCCCCAGCCATATAATGACTACAAGACGGCTTATTTGTGGGAGGAGGTATTATCGCCAGATAGTTTGCTAGACATATTGGAGAACTTTGTTCTTTTGGCGGTAGACAAAAAGGTAGAATGGTCGGATGAGTTACAGAAGGTCGTTGAAAAGAAAGAGGAGGCCTTAATTTTTCCGAGATATCATCAGTGGGAGTTAATTCGGCAGCTCAAGCAGAGCATCACTACAGAGGGGTTGGGGCAGAACTACCTCATACAGCACACGACGGGGGCGGGCAAGAGTTTTTCTATTGGGTGGTTGGCGCATGCCCTAACCTCCTTATATCGGTCTAAGGAAGACACTAGACGTATGTTTGATACGGTCTTGGTGGTAACGGATCGTCGGGTTTTAGACAATCAGTTGCAGCAGACCTTAAAGCAGTTGGAGCAAACGGAGGGGGTTGTACATCCTGTAGATTTGAATGCCAAGCAGCTCAAGGACTATTTGGAGAAGGGCAAAGATATTATTGTGACCACGGTGCAGAAGTTTCCCGTCATATCGAGTTCGATTAAAGCCTTGAGTGGGCGTAATTTTGCGGTCATTATCGATGAGGTACATTCGAGTCAGACGGGAGAGACGGCCAAGCATTTAAAAAAGTCTTTGAATGCGGACTTGATAGTGGATGAAGAAGGCTATCTGGACTATGAGGAGTTAATCAATAGAGAAATTACGGCTAGGGGGAGGCAACCCAATGTTTCTTTCTTTGGGTTTACGGGTACGCCCAAGAACAAGACCTTAGAGCTTTTTGGTCGGAAGAATGCGGCGGGGGAGTTTGAGCCCTTTCATAGTTATAGCATGAAGCAGTCGATCTATGAAGGCTTTACCTTAGATGTGTTGGAGCATTACACCAGCTACAAGCGCTACTTTAAGGTAGTTCAGACTGCAGCGGTAGATGAGGAATTGCCAGAGGCCAAGGCCATGAAGCAGCTTTTTGACTATGTGGACAGTCATGATGAAGTGATTCGGCAAAAGGTCAAGATCATTCTGCATCATTTTGTCAACAGAACGGCCAAGAAGATTGGGCAAAAAGCTAGGGGGATGTTGGTCTTGCGTTCGCGCAAGCATTGCGTTTTATTCTTTCTAGAGATGAAGCGGCAGATGAAGGCCATGGGCTTGCCCTATAGTTGTTTAGTGGCCTTTAGTGGGACGGTACATTTTGCGGAGGCCGATTATACAGAAAAGCAGCTCAATAGAGAAAATGGGATGGAGGGCAGCAGTATTCCAGCGGCCTTAAAAAACCCAAAGTTCAGGATATTGATTGTAGCCAGTAAGTTTCAGACGGGTTTTGATGAGCCCCTGATGCACTCCATGTATGTGGATAAGAAATTGAGTTCGGTGCAGGCCGTGCAAACCCTTTCTCGTTTGAACAGGACCAAAAAGGGGAAAACGGACACTTTTGTTTTAGACTTTATCAATGATCCAGAGGATATCGTCCATGCTTTTCAGCCCTACTACAAACAGACTAAGTTAGTGGGGGCTACGGATCCTGACAAGCTCTATGACATTCAGTATGATATATCGACCTATGATGTATTTACTACAGAAGAGGTAGAAGCTTTTTGCAAAGAGTTATTGAGAGAAAAGGCCACCGATGAGCGATTACAGCCTATTATCAATAGGGGGCTAGCGCGTTGGAAGGCCTTAGAGGGGGAAGTTCCGCAACAGGAGTTTAAGTCCAAGATACAGTCTTTCATTCGGCTCTATGCCTATATTTCGCAGATTATAGACTTTTCTGAGCCAGAATGGGAAAAGCTGTATTTATATTTGAGCTATCTCAATAAGAAGTTGCCCAAAAGGGCCAAGGAGCGGATCAATATCACGGAGGCTATTGATTTAAGCTCTTTGCGGATTAAGATGATGGGGGAGTCTAAGCTAGTATTAGAAGATCAGTTGGGTGAGTTATCTCCAATTTATGGAGGGGCTGAGGGTCCTGTCCAAGAAGAGCCGATGAGTTTGCTTTCGCATATTATCAAGAGAATCAATGAGGTTTACGGTATAGAGTTATCGAAGGAAGACGAATTGGACCTGAGGAACGTCTCTGACCGTCTATTTAGTAATGAGGAGTTGTTATCGGTAATGAATGGCAACAACTCGGAGGATGACAAAAAGACCTTTTTTGACAATCTATTGCGGGATGAGGTCACCGAGTATTATGGAGATCGTTTAGACTTCTATAAAAAGGTCATGAACAAGAAAATCTTTCCGATGATATTGGATGGTTTATATAGAGACTATCTAAAGCATCTGAAGGATTAG